A single region of the Biomaibacter acetigenes genome encodes:
- a CDS encoding flagellar motor protein — protein MDLATVIGIVSGIVIFLWAIYMGGSLSAFINVPSALIVFGGVLAAILVNYPLAKLIDVMKILKIVFTEKQVEAGDIIKNIVSLAETARREGLLALEDAAYQLKDEFLQKGILLIVDGTDPELVRNILETELAFLEERHKEGQSIFETMGTLAPAFGLIGTIIGLINMLKQLDNPSAVGPGMAVALITTFYGAIFANLLFIPIAGKLKVRSREEILLKEVMIEGMLSIQAGENPRIIEEKLNAFLSPKKRNNLRGSKSVESGGEDLAWQQTTR, from the coding sequence ATGGACCTGGCTACGGTGATAGGTATTGTCAGCGGTATAGTAATATTTTTGTGGGCTATTTATATGGGAGGGTCATTAAGCGCTTTTATAAATGTTCCGTCGGCCCTTATCGTTTTTGGTGGCGTTCTGGCTGCTATACTGGTAAATTATCCTCTTGCAAAATTAATTGATGTGATGAAGATCTTAAAAATAGTATTTACAGAAAAACAGGTAGAAGCCGGAGATATCATAAAAAACATAGTAAGCCTGGCTGAAACCGCCAGGAGAGAGGGGCTGCTCGCACTGGAGGATGCCGCTTACCAATTGAAGGACGAATTCTTACAAAAGGGAATACTGCTCATTGTTGATGGCACTGACCCGGAACTGGTAAGAAACATTCTTGAAACGGAACTGGCTTTTTTGGAGGAAAGGCATAAAGAAGGTCAGAGCATATTTGAAACCATGGGAACGTTAGCCCCTGCCTTCGGCCTTATTGGTACAATCATAGGCCTTATCAATATGCTAAAACAACTGGACAATCCCAGCGCCGTGGGGCCCGGTATGGCTGTTGCCTTAATTACCACGTTTTACGGAGCCATTTTTGCAAATCTGCTATTTATACCTATAGCCGGCAAACTTAAAGTTAGAAGTAGAGAAGAAATACTCTTGAAAGAAGTCATGATAGAGGGTATGTTATCCATCCAGGCCGGAGAAAACCCAAGGATAATCGAAGAGAAATTGAATGCATTTTTATCGCCCAAAAAGCGGAATAATTTACGTGGGTCTAAATCCGTGGAGAGCGGTGGTGAAGACCTTGCCTGGCAGCAGACGACGAGGTAA
- a CDS encoding OmpA family protein has product MKTLPGSRRRGNGNEQAPGSPLWMTTYGDMITQILIFFVLLFSLSSVDAKKFDMFMTSLQGSLGIIQGGQTLEKGEFIESGEVGQFLVSAEEQRQFQRLEQNVKDIVKQNNLNGVQVNLDERGLVIRFVEGVLFDSGKADIKEQAKAVLNKIVPVLKQSHRQIRVEGHTDNVPIHTQEFPSNWELSTARAVNVVRYFIDKHNFSPYSMSAAGYGEYRPIAPNDSDKHRALNRRVDIVILKSVSENEEPK; this is encoded by the coding sequence GTGAAGACCTTGCCTGGCAGCAGACGACGAGGTAACGGTAATGAACAGGCACCCGGTTCTCCCCTCTGGATGACTACATACGGAGATATGATAACACAAATTTTAATATTTTTTGTATTACTTTTCTCATTGTCAAGTGTTGATGCAAAAAAATTCGACATGTTTATGACTTCTCTTCAGGGTTCCCTGGGAATTATACAGGGAGGGCAGACACTGGAGAAGGGAGAGTTTATTGAATCGGGGGAAGTGGGGCAGTTTCTGGTTTCAGCCGAAGAACAGAGGCAGTTTCAAAGGCTCGAGCAGAATGTGAAGGACATAGTGAAACAGAATAATTTAAATGGGGTTCAGGTCAATTTGGATGAAAGGGGTCTTGTAATCAGGTTTGTGGAAGGAGTTCTTTTTGATTCGGGGAAGGCAGATATCAAAGAGCAGGCCAAAGCCGTACTAAACAAAATTGTCCCTGTTTTAAAGCAAAGCCACCGGCAGATAAGAGTTGAAGGCCACACTGATAATGTTCCCATACATACGCAGGAATTCCCTTCAAACTGGGAATTATCCACTGCCAGAGCGGTCAATGTGGTAAGGTATTTTATAGATAAGCATAATTTTTCTCCATACTCGATGTCTGCAGCCGGATATGGTGAATACAGACCTATAGCGCCCAATGACTCAGATAAGCACCGGGCTTTAAACAGGAGGGTGGATATTGTCATTTTAAAATCAGTTTCCGAGAATGAGGAGCCTAAGTAA
- a CDS encoding flagellar basal body-associated FliL family protein: protein MATVQTNQSNKINLRSIILIIMVLFILMLMTTGIAYFVVRNFAGGNTVHVESNKQAVTYSAGDFLTNLSDKGYIKVSLVYVLENKDIVKELQSKDYEIRDRIFAILRSKNFEQVKDSRGMEELRKQIKESINTILSGGKIVDVYFTSIIVN, encoded by the coding sequence ATGGCTACGGTTCAAACCAATCAGAGCAATAAGATAAATCTTCGAAGCATAATACTCATCATAATGGTGCTGTTTATATTGATGTTGATGACTACAGGAATAGCCTATTTTGTAGTGAGAAATTTTGCGGGGGGCAATACCGTCCATGTGGAATCAAATAAACAGGCCGTCACATATTCTGCAGGGGATTTTTTGACCAATCTTTCAGATAAAGGTTATATTAAGGTTTCCCTTGTCTATGTATTGGAAAATAAGGATATTGTGAAAGAACTCCAATCTAAAGATTATGAAATAAGGGACAGAATATTTGCCATATTAAGGTCAAAAAATTTTGAGCAAGTAAAAGACAGCCGCGGCATGGAAGAGCTTAGAAAACAGATTAAAGAGTCTATCAATACCATATTATCCGGCGGTAAAATTGTAGATGTGTATTTCACAAGTATTATCGTAAACTGA
- the fliM gene encoding flagellar motor switch protein FliM, whose translation MSEILSQNEIDALLSALSKGEIRAEEIKNKETDNKIKVYDFKRPNKFSKEQLHTLSIIHENFARLLTTYLSAQLRTLVQVNVYYVEQMTYTEFISSIPNPSLISVVDFSPLKGAAIIEINPSVAFAIIDRLLGGTGEFREKLREPTEIENGIIEKIFFKMTSILHEAWKDITEINASMEKLETNSQFIQLVSPNEAVALITFNVKIGKSEGMINICIPHIVIEPIISKLSTRIWLSNAKKEVSEKTVHFLRNKISRMKVEVKAVIGSAQITVNDFINLKLGDVIPLDKNIRSETDIFIHNNLKFKGIVGIHHNKMAVKITRSVAEEEKHNG comes from the coding sequence TTGTCTGAGATTCTCTCACAAAATGAAATAGATGCTCTCCTCTCGGCCCTCTCCAAGGGTGAAATCAGAGCCGAGGAAATAAAAAATAAAGAGACCGACAATAAAATAAAGGTATATGATTTCAAAAGACCAAACAAATTTTCTAAAGAGCAGCTTCATACATTGAGCATTATTCACGAGAACTTTGCAAGGTTGTTGACCACGTATCTTTCCGCCCAGTTAAGGACGCTGGTCCAGGTAAACGTCTATTATGTGGAACAGATGACATACACCGAGTTTATTTCGTCTATTCCCAATCCATCATTGATTTCTGTAGTGGATTTCTCACCATTGAAAGGTGCAGCCATCATAGAAATCAATCCATCGGTGGCCTTTGCTATAATTGACAGACTGCTGGGAGGTACCGGAGAGTTTAGGGAAAAATTGAGGGAACCTACAGAAATAGAAAATGGCATTATTGAAAAGATTTTCTTCAAGATGACATCAATTCTGCATGAAGCATGGAAAGACATTACCGAAATAAATGCGTCGATGGAAAAGTTAGAAACTAATTCCCAGTTTATACAACTGGTATCTCCAAACGAGGCAGTTGCGCTGATTACCTTCAATGTTAAGATCGGTAAAAGCGAGGGTATGATTAATATCTGTATACCTCATATTGTTATAGAACCAATAATATCAAAGCTATCCACCAGGATATGGCTTTCCAACGCTAAAAAAGAAGTCTCAGAAAAAACTGTACATTTTTTAAGAAATAAAATAAGCAGAATGAAAGTGGAAGTAAAAGCAGTCATAGGAAGTGCGCAAATTACTGTGAACGATTTTATTAACTTGAAGTTGGGCGATGTCATACCACTGGATAAAAACATCAGGAGCGAAACGGATATTTTTATCCATAACAATTTAAAATTCAAGGGCATTGTTGGTATTCATCACAACAAAATGGCTGTGAAAATAACAAGATCAGTGGCGGAGGAGGAAAAACATAATGGATGA
- the fliY gene encoding flagellar motor switch phosphatase FliY, with amino-acid sequence MDENILSDDEIRELIRSEDLLENVLTKEEKDALGEIGNISIGTSATTLYSLLRNKVVITTPYVSITKMNELKKMYPVPFIAIEVSYTKGLNGSNIMIIEENDAKIIADLMMGGDGKNVGVELDDIRLSAVGEAMNQMMGSASTSLSTMLKKDINISPPKLSRINFATDSLEGYFKGNEAIVVISFNIQVGDLLDSKIFQLMPIPFAKTLVKYLYNLSLNGGDGLEQAPEIEDKMASENMQNKTIPPREIEDKNIPERRKNVTVSPVQFEKFQEEPVPPSNASLDLIMDVPLEVTVELGRTVKTIKEILDFSPGSIVELDKMAGEPVDILVNGKFVAKGEVVVIDENFGVRITEIINSMERVNSLQ; translated from the coding sequence ATGGATGAGAATATATTGTCTGATGATGAAATAAGAGAACTTATAAGAAGCGAAGATTTGCTAGAAAATGTGCTTACGAAAGAAGAAAAAGATGCCCTTGGAGAAATAGGCAATATTTCGATAGGCACTTCAGCGACTACTTTGTATTCTTTGCTCCGAAACAAGGTGGTAATAACAACTCCTTATGTAAGCATTACAAAAATGAATGAGTTAAAAAAAATGTATCCCGTTCCTTTTATAGCTATAGAAGTATCTTACACTAAAGGTCTCAATGGAAGCAATATTATGATAATAGAAGAAAATGACGCAAAAATAATTGCAGATCTGATGATGGGAGGGGATGGAAAAAATGTCGGAGTTGAGCTGGATGACATAAGATTGAGTGCTGTGGGAGAGGCAATGAATCAGATGATGGGATCTGCTTCCACATCGTTATCTACTATGTTAAAAAAAGATATAAACATTTCCCCACCAAAACTTAGCAGAATAAATTTTGCCACCGATTCCCTGGAAGGTTACTTCAAGGGAAATGAAGCCATAGTTGTTATTTCGTTTAATATACAAGTAGGCGACCTTCTGGATAGCAAAATCTTTCAGCTTATGCCTATACCTTTTGCTAAAACGCTCGTAAAATATCTTTATAATCTATCCTTAAACGGTGGGGATGGTTTGGAACAGGCACCCGAAATTGAGGATAAGATGGCTTCGGAGAATATGCAAAATAAAACAATACCCCCCCGTGAAATAGAAGACAAAAATATACCTGAAAGGAGGAAAAATGTAACCGTGAGCCCGGTCCAATTTGAAAAATTTCAAGAAGAACCAGTCCCTCCCTCAAATGCCAGTCTCGATTTGATTATGGATGTTCCACTGGAAGTGACTGTTGAATTGGGTAGAACGGTTAAAACCATAAAAGAAATATTAGACTTTAGCCCCGGATCTATTGTAGAATTAGATAAGATGGCCGGTGAACCTGTGGATATTCTGGTCAATGGAAAATTTGTAGCCAAGGGCGAAGTTGTGGTAATAGATGAGAACTTTGGCGTTAGAATAACCGAAATTATAAATTCAATGGAAAGAGTAAATAGCTTACAGTAA
- a CDS encoding response regulator, with protein MGGILIVDDAAFMRMMIKDILTKNGFKVCGEAENGAVAVDVYSDLKPDLVVMDITMPEMDGIEAVKKIKAKDSSAKIIMCSAMGQQAMVIDAIQAGARDFIVKPFQPERVVEAVKKALG; from the coding sequence ATGGGAGGAATTTTAATAGTAGATGATGCAGCTTTTATGAGGATGATGATCAAGGATATTTTAACTAAAAATGGTTTTAAGGTGTGCGGCGAAGCCGAGAATGGAGCTGTTGCTGTTGACGTATACAGTGATTTAAAACCGGACCTGGTGGTCATGGATATAACAATGCCGGAAATGGATGGCATTGAAGCGGTAAAAAAAATAAAGGCAAAGGATTCCTCTGCAAAAATTATAATGTGTTCAGCCATGGGCCAGCAGGCCATGGTTATTGATGCTATTCAGGCAGGTGCAAGGGACTTTATTGTAAAACCCTTTCAACCTGAAAGAGTAGTGGAAGCCGTGAAGAAAGCCCTTGGATAG
- a CDS encoding flagellar biosynthetic protein FliO, which translates to MNRLFDSKWQGFFIVFILVMVILGNAYAAPPDVNNLKTYNFDTPKNQDAQNYSPAKSVVTFFIYFLLFLVISLLAFLTTRWIARFQINAQPKSKYMEVIDVLPLGSNKGIYIVKTPQGLMMVGVSEKNFFMISKLNSDETELINEVESNTSLMNKNFSTQLEYFLRHLKREPGKKHNGDHS; encoded by the coding sequence ATGAATAGATTATTCGATTCAAAATGGCAGGGATTTTTTATAGTTTTTATTTTGGTTATGGTAATTTTAGGTAACGCTTACGCTGCTCCACCTGATGTAAACAATTTAAAAACGTATAATTTTGATACCCCGAAAAATCAGGATGCTCAAAATTATTCTCCGGCAAAAAGCGTGGTTACTTTTTTTATATATTTTCTACTATTTTTAGTTATATCTTTGCTGGCATTTTTAACTACAAGGTGGATAGCAAGATTCCAGATAAACGCCCAGCCTAAAAGCAAATATATGGAAGTTATTGATGTACTGCCTCTGGGAAGCAATAAGGGCATATATATCGTAAAAACACCCCAGGGTCTGATGATGGTGGGGGTATCGGAAAAGAACTTTTTTATGATTTCAAAATTGAATTCCGACGAGACCGAATTGATTAATGAGGTTGAATCCAATACGAGTCTTATGAACAAAAATTTTTCCACTCAGTTAGAATATTTTTTGAGGCATTTAAAAAGAGAGCCGGGAAAAAAACATAATGGTGATCATTCATGA
- the fliP gene encoding flagellar type III secretion system pore protein FliP (The bacterial flagellar biogenesis protein FliP forms a type III secretion system (T3SS)-type pore required for flagellar assembly.), which translates to MNKNEKLIFKTILLTVFFLSFGKGLLAAPEIPIPSFQFIQPAKSPAETAVTLQIILLLTVLSLAPSLLIMMTSFTRIIVVLSFVRNGLGTQQVPPNQVLIGLALFMTVFVMAPVWSNINTEALQPYMNHQIGTEEALKRAQIPLRNFMFKQTREKDLALFTHYAKLQKDIKTLDDIPTYVLIPAFIISELKTAFQMGFVVFIPFLVIDMIVSSTLMSMGMLMLPPVMISLPFKILLFVMVDGWNIVVNSLLAGFH; encoded by the coding sequence ATGAATAAAAATGAGAAATTAATATTCAAAACAATACTACTGACTGTTTTTTTTCTAAGCTTCGGCAAAGGGTTGCTTGCAGCGCCGGAAATTCCTATTCCATCGTTCCAATTTATTCAACCGGCAAAAAGTCCTGCGGAAACAGCGGTAACTTTGCAAATAATACTGCTTTTAACCGTATTGTCACTGGCACCCTCATTATTGATTATGATGACATCTTTTACCCGTATCATTGTTGTTCTTTCTTTTGTCAGAAATGGCCTGGGAACACAACAGGTACCGCCAAATCAGGTATTGATAGGTCTGGCTCTTTTCATGACTGTATTCGTTATGGCTCCGGTCTGGAGTAATATAAATACTGAAGCTTTACAGCCATATATGAACCATCAGATCGGCACCGAAGAGGCTTTAAAAAGAGCCCAAATTCCTTTGAGAAATTTTATGTTCAAACAAACCCGGGAAAAAGACCTGGCGCTGTTTACGCATTACGCAAAACTGCAAAAGGATATAAAAACACTGGATGATATTCCTACATATGTTTTAATTCCGGCCTTTATAATAAGTGAGCTCAAGACAGCTTTCCAGATGGGATTTGTGGTTTTCATTCCTTTTCTGGTAATAGATATGATTGTTTCAAGCACATTGATGTCTATGGGCATGCTGATGCTACCGCCCGTTATGATTTCCCTTCCCTTTAAAATACTTCTGTTTGTCATGGTGGATGGGTGGAATATTGTGGTGAATTCACTTTTGGCAGGGTTCCACTAG
- the fliQ gene encoding flagellar biosynthesis protein FliQ gives MAQETIIHLGQQALTVVLLVSAPMLSLGMLVGIIISILQATTQIQEQTMTFVPKIVAVIAAILIFGPWMLTVITQFTQNLFSELPNFIY, from the coding sequence TTGGCACAGGAAACTATTATCCATTTAGGGCAGCAAGCATTAACGGTAGTTTTGCTTGTTTCAGCTCCCATGCTAAGTCTTGGTATGCTGGTAGGTATTATAATTAGTATATTGCAGGCAACTACCCAGATACAGGAGCAGACCATGACCTTTGTCCCCAAAATCGTGGCGGTCATAGCTGCCATTTTGATATTTGGGCCATGGATGCTGACAGTAATCACCCAGTTTACTCAAAATCTTTTCAGCGAACTGCCCAATTTTATTTATTGA
- the fliR gene encoding flagellar biosynthetic protein FliR, translated as MNALYDKDIIKFFLVMFRCSGFIMLTPVFGRREFPVQAKVGLAGLLSLIIYPFVPDVALNLNLWNLAVIIIRETFVGLSIGYITLLMFSSLYVTGEIIDMQMGFGIVNVIDPQSNAQVPIIGNFYYILTILVFLTVNGHHVLISALVKSFEIVPISGATFGLDFLSIIISSFREMFLIGFKVSLPVVSIIFITDLALGIIARTVPQMNVFIVGLPIKILVGIVGMVIVLPAYLVVLDVVFSGTYDNILTLLQGMLKVP; from the coding sequence ATGAATGCTTTATATGATAAAGACATAATCAAATTTTTTTTAGTTATGTTCAGATGTTCTGGATTTATAATGTTAACTCCGGTATTCGGAAGGCGGGAATTTCCAGTACAGGCCAAAGTTGGTCTGGCTGGTTTACTTTCACTGATTATTTATCCTTTTGTGCCGGATGTGGCATTAAATCTCAATTTATGGAATCTGGCAGTAATTATCATAAGGGAAACATTTGTTGGACTTTCTATTGGATACATAACTTTACTGATGTTTTCTTCACTTTATGTGACGGGTGAAATAATAGATATGCAAATGGGTTTTGGCATAGTCAATGTCATAGACCCTCAAAGCAATGCACAGGTGCCCATAATAGGAAATTTTTATTACATATTGACCATTCTGGTATTTTTAACGGTTAATGGCCATCATGTTTTAATATCAGCCCTGGTAAAAAGCTTTGAAATAGTGCCCATATCCGGAGCAACATTTGGATTGGATTTTCTGAGCATAATTATATCGAGTTTCCGGGAAATGTTCCTAATCGGATTTAAGGTAAGTTTGCCCGTGGTTTCCATAATATTTATTACCGATCTTGCGCTGGGGATTATAGCCAGAACAGTTCCGCAGATGAATGTTTTTATTGTTGGCCTGCCTATCAAGATCCTGGTAGGCATCGTGGGAATGGTTATTGTTTTACCGGCGTATCTGGTGGTATTGGATGTAGTATTCAGCGGCACATATGATAATATACTGACTTTGTTACAGGGAATGTTGAAAGTACCATGA
- the flhB gene encoding flagellar biosynthesis protein FlhB has protein sequence MNLQLFAQEKTEKATPRKRQKARERGQVFSSRELVSSVVLLTGFVILNLLGKNLLENITSYLKSTWLNLLNKEDLFTVTGLQKTFIEAVVFIAKITAPLALSILFMGVLVNFLQVGTVLSFEPIMPKLERINPLEGIKRIFSKRSLLELVKSVVKILVVGYLVYRSIFQIKDLFPLMLDMDVYSSFKILAGISFNIGIKAGIILFILSIFDYIYQWYEYETGLMMSKEDIKEEFKEVEGNPQIKSRIKQIQRQMARSRMMSDVKKADVVITNPTHLAVALAYDASKNLAPVVLAKGSDRIAEKIKQIAIMEDIPIVENKPLAQILYKSVEIGDMIPENLYHAVAEILAFVYSLKERRN, from the coding sequence ATGAACTTACAACTATTTGCCCAGGAGAAGACCGAGAAGGCAACACCTAGAAAAAGGCAAAAGGCCCGGGAACGGGGCCAGGTATTTTCCAGCAGGGAACTTGTTTCATCAGTGGTGCTGTTGACAGGTTTTGTGATTTTGAACCTTTTGGGGAAAAATTTATTGGAAAATATAACAAGCTATTTAAAATCAACATGGTTAAATCTCTTAAATAAAGAAGATTTATTTACCGTCACGGGGCTCCAGAAAACCTTTATCGAAGCGGTGGTTTTCATAGCAAAAATAACGGCTCCACTGGCGTTGAGCATTTTATTCATGGGGGTGCTCGTTAACTTTCTTCAGGTTGGTACGGTGCTAAGTTTTGAACCCATTATGCCAAAGCTTGAACGCATTAATCCCCTGGAAGGCATAAAGAGGATTTTTTCTAAGAGAAGCCTGTTGGAGCTTGTCAAATCGGTAGTCAAGATCCTGGTTGTCGGATATCTGGTTTACAGAAGTATTTTTCAAATCAAAGATTTATTTCCCTTAATGCTGGATATGGATGTATATTCATCTTTTAAAATCCTGGCGGGGATCTCCTTTAATATTGGTATAAAAGCGGGTATCATTTTATTTATCCTATCCATATTTGACTATATTTACCAGTGGTATGAATATGAAACCGGGCTTATGATGTCAAAGGAAGACATCAAGGAAGAATTCAAGGAAGTGGAGGGTAATCCTCAGATAAAATCACGGATAAAGCAAATACAGAGGCAAATGGCCCGCAGCAGGATGATGAGCGATGTAAAAAAGGCTGATGTGGTGATTACCAACCCCACTCACCTGGCAGTGGCCCTGGCCTATGATGCCAGCAAGAATCTTGCACCGGTGGTTCTGGCAAAGGGCAGTGACAGGATCGCGGAAAAAATTAAACAAATTGCGATTATGGAGGATATTCCCATTGTAGAAAACAAGCCGCTGGCACAAATTTTGTATAAGTCGGTAGAAATTGGGGATATGATTCCGGAAAATCTATACCATGCAGTGGCGGAAATCCTGGCCTTTGTTTACAGTTTGAAGGAAAGGAGGAATTAG
- the flhA gene encoding flagellar biosynthesis protein FlhA has protein sequence MKFGDVAVALMAIMVVVMMIIPLPSSILDLLLSFNITFSLVILLISMNMEKPLDFSIFPSMLLLTTLLRLSLNISSTRLILLNGYAGKVIESFGNFVVKGNVLVGFIIFLIIIIMQFIVITRGAERVAEVAARFTLDAMPGKQMSIDADLNSGLINESEARRRRTEIQREADFYGAMDGASKFVKGDAIAGIIITVINIVGGLITGVLFQHWDIMTSINRYTLLTVGDGLVSQIPALLVSTATGIVVTKAASAGNLGEDLIKQLISYPKLLLLASGVLAFFAIIPGLPHIPFITLAGALGYIGLSVQRISEREKLKKDKHQKEKELEEMRKPENIFSLLQVDPIEVEFGYNIIPLADVNQGGDLLDRVVMIRRQCALDLGMVVPMVRLRDNIQLKPNEYVIKIKGVEAARGEIKTDHFMVMNPTGGMPEIEGIPAKEPAFGLPAKWITGENKEKAEMQGYTVVDASSVLATHLTEVIKSYAHELIGRQEVKNMLDNLKEQYPSLLEELVPKVLSLGEIQKVLSNLLKENIPIRDMVTILEALGDYAGLTKDTDMLTEYVRQRLKRVITHRFTNGQKVQVITLDGHLENQIMNAIRQNDQGTYIALEPSYIQKIRTALSKLVNELGLKGVSPVVLTSPMVRMYFRKIVEDYASYLPVISYNELEPGVEVQSVGTVMI, from the coding sequence TTGAAGTTTGGCGATGTTGCTGTTGCTTTGATGGCCATAATGGTAGTTGTAATGATGATAATACCGTTGCCGTCATCCATTCTTGATTTGCTGCTGTCATTCAATATAACCTTTTCTCTGGTAATTCTTTTGATTTCTATGAATATGGAAAAACCCCTGGATTTCTCTATTTTTCCTTCAATGCTTTTGCTCACCACATTATTGAGATTATCCCTCAACATTTCCTCCACCAGGCTGATATTGTTAAACGGATATGCGGGAAAGGTTATCGAGTCCTTTGGTAATTTTGTCGTAAAGGGAAATGTGCTGGTAGGGTTTATTATATTCCTTATTATCATTATAATGCAGTTCATAGTCATCACTAGAGGCGCCGAAAGAGTTGCGGAAGTAGCAGCCAGATTCACCCTGGATGCCATGCCCGGTAAACAGATGAGTATTGATGCAGACCTGAACTCGGGTTTAATAAACGAGAGCGAAGCACGCCGGAGAAGGACAGAGATACAGAGAGAGGCCGATTTTTACGGGGCCATGGATGGTGCCAGTAAATTTGTGAAAGGTGATGCCATAGCGGGGATAATTATAACAGTCATAAACATAGTTGGGGGCCTGATAACCGGAGTATTGTTTCAGCACTGGGATATTATGACTTCAATAAACCGTTATACGCTTCTTACAGTCGGGGATGGCCTTGTAAGTCAGATTCCTGCCCTCCTGGTTTCCACAGCCACCGGTATAGTGGTAACCAAAGCTGCAAGTGCCGGAAATCTCGGCGAAGATTTGATAAAACAGCTCATCTCATATCCCAAACTGTTATTGCTGGCCTCGGGAGTATTAGCATTTTTTGCAATTATACCTGGCCTTCCTCATATACCGTTTATTACTCTGGCGGGAGCACTCGGATATATAGGTTTGTCCGTCCAGAGAATTTCAGAACGCGAAAAACTGAAAAAAGACAAACATCAGAAAGAAAAAGAACTGGAAGAAATGAGAAAACCCGAAAACATCTTTTCACTTCTCCAGGTAGACCCCATAGAAGTGGAGTTTGGATATAATATCATTCCCCTGGCCGATGTGAATCAGGGTGGTGACTTGCTCGATAGGGTGGTTATGATTCGGCGGCAATGTGCACTGGACCTGGGAATGGTTGTTCCCATGGTTAGACTTCGGGACAATATCCAGCTAAAACCCAATGAATATGTGATTAAGATCAAGGGTGTTGAAGCAGCCCGCGGAGAAATAAAAACTGATCATTTTATGGTAATGAACCCCACGGGAGGCATGCCTGAAATCGAAGGTATACCCGCAAAAGAACCGGCTTTTGGCCTGCCAGCCAAGTGGATTACCGGCGAAAATAAAGAAAAAGCTGAGATGCAGGGCTATACGGTAGTGGATGCTTCTTCGGTTCTGGCCACCCACCTCACGGAAGTGATTAAATCCTATGCCCATGAGCTTATTGGCAGGCAGGAAGTTAAAAATATGCTGGACAACCTGAAGGAACAATATCCCTCCCTTCTGGAAGAACTGGTTCCCAAGGTTCTCTCTCTGGGGGAAATTCAAAAAGTTCTTTCCAACCTATTAAAAGAAAATATCCCCATCAGGGATATGGTTACCATTCTGGAAGCTTTGGGGGATTACGCAGGTCTTACTAAAGACACCGACATGCTCACGGAATATGTGAGACAGAGGTTAAAAAGGGTAATAACCCACCGGTTCACCAACGGTCAAAAAGTTCAGGTTATCACTCTTGATGGGCATCTGGAAAATCAAATTATGAATGCTATCCGTCAAAATGACCAGGGGACGTATATCGCCCTGGAGCCGTCATATATACAGAAAATCAGGACAGCGCTTTCAAAATTGGTGAACGAGCTGGGGCTAAAAGGCGTATCACCAGTAGTGCTGACAAGCCCTATGGTGAGGATGTACTTTCGCAAAATAGTAGAAGATTACGCTTCATATCTTCCGGTGATTTCTTATAATGAGCTGGAACCCGGCGTGGAAGTTCAATCAGTAGGGACGGTGATGATTTGA